A part of Balneola sp. genomic DNA contains:
- a CDS encoding glycosyltransferase — protein sequence MADALGLFLTISGLLYLLVLVFVASLGQIILHLRDRKRTEPEVWPTVSVLVSGKNEEAVFATCINSLINLDYPKEKLQIIIVDDQSTDNTAKVIETAIEGHDHVQTLNTKDYDTHLKAKARGISFAAKHATGEWLFITDADAEVHPLWLKKMLTGTSKKTGTIAGMMTIKENNLVSTLEKMSWGYTIPFAFGAAGYGMDFICVGPNMAIRRSIYEESGGLEKAEFNVAEDLAIFMMSANAGYKALAHNNPETTVRMFPLETFQQLLSQQRRWIRGGYEQSWEYSIGLSVVFGFGFLFVIAIILGLFINPVAATGALLLKLVAESSVFITEKIVFREKRFLRYLPVIYFYLFFIFLFLPISFVINRSVSWQGEGYKIDYK from the coding sequence ATGGCAGACGCACTCGGACTATTCTTAACCATTAGCGGTCTATTATATTTACTTGTTCTGGTATTCGTTGCTTCTTTAGGTCAAATTATTCTTCACTTAAGAGACAGAAAACGTACCGAACCTGAAGTATGGCCAACGGTATCCGTATTGGTGTCCGGGAAAAATGAGGAGGCCGTTTTTGCTACCTGTATTAACTCATTGATTAATCTGGATTATCCCAAGGAAAAGCTCCAGATCATTATTGTTGACGACCAGTCAACAGATAATACCGCTAAAGTAATAGAAACAGCGATTGAGGGTCATGATCATGTGCAGACGCTAAATACAAAAGATTATGATACCCATTTGAAAGCCAAGGCTAGAGGGATTTCTTTTGCCGCAAAACATGCTACAGGTGAATGGTTATTTATTACAGATGCAGATGCTGAAGTACATCCTCTTTGGCTAAAAAAAATGCTCACTGGGACAAGTAAAAAAACCGGGACTATTGCCGGTATGATGACCATTAAAGAGAATAACCTGGTATCTACCCTCGAAAAAATGTCTTGGGGTTACACCATTCCCTTTGCCTTTGGAGCAGCAGGGTATGGGATGGATTTCATCTGCGTTGGGCCCAATATGGCCATTAGACGATCTATTTATGAAGAAAGCGGAGGGCTTGAAAAGGCAGAGTTTAATGTAGCCGAAGACCTTGCTATTTTTATGATGTCTGCTAATGCCGGCTACAAAGCTCTGGCTCATAACAACCCGGAAACAACGGTTCGGATGTTTCCGCTAGAAACTTTCCAACAATTATTGAGTCAGCAGCGCAGATGGATTCGGGGAGGCTATGAACAAAGTTGGGAATATTCGATTGGGCTAAGTGTAGTATTTGGATTTGGCTTTCTTTTTGTGATTGCTATTATTCTGGGATTATTCATTAACCCTGTAGCTGCAACTGGAGCTTTACTATTAAAATTGGTAGCAGAATCTTCTGTCTTTATTACTGAGAAAATAGTGTTTCGAGAAAAACGGTTTCTTCGATATCTCCCCGTTATCTATTTCTACCTGTTTTTTATCTTTCTTTTCCTACCCATTTCATTTGTAATAAATCGTTCAGTAAGTTGGCAGGGTGAAGGTTATAAAATCGACTACAAATAG
- a CDS encoding DUF4442 domain-containing protein, whose protein sequence is MSFYRKVAEFSKKFLKPHLLYRYGFNLSPMYRRSTGRIIYVSEDLLEIKIKIPISYKNRNYMNSMFGGSMFSAVDPIPIVQLINLLDHRFIMWDKSAEISFLRPVEEDLYASFSYSMEELDEIKQRVSSEKEIEIIKSTKLTDKKGKHVFCEVKKKIYIADKAHYREKRKKRLSQ, encoded by the coding sequence ATGTCCTTCTATAGAAAAGTCGCTGAGTTTAGCAAAAAATTCCTAAAACCCCACCTCTTATATAGGTACGGATTCAATTTGTCACCTATGTACCGAAGAAGTACTGGTAGAATCATATATGTTTCGGAAGACCTATTGGAAATCAAGATAAAGATCCCAATCAGTTACAAGAATAGGAATTATATGAATTCCATGTTTGGAGGAAGCATGTTTTCAGCCGTAGACCCAATTCCAATAGTTCAGCTTATTAACTTATTAGATCATCGATTTATAATGTGGGATAAATCGGCTGAGATTAGTTTCTTAAGACCAGTTGAAGAAGACTTATATGCTTCCTTTTCTTATTCGATGGAAGAGCTTGATGAAATAAAACAACGGGTTTCTTCTGAGAAGGAAATCGAAATTATAAAAAGCACCAAGCTAACCGACAAAAAAGGAAAGCATGTTTTCTGCGAAGTAAAAAAGAAAATCTACATTGCTGATAAAGCCCATTACAGAGAGAAACGGAAAAAGAGGTTATCTCAATAA
- a CDS encoding response regulator codes for MKKPIIFAIDDDPQVLRAVQRDLRSNYRSDFRILSTNSPKEALETLPELKKQGETVALFLSDQRMPEMIGVDFLEQAKKTFPNAKRVLLTAYSDTNAAIKAINDVQLDYYLLKPWDPPEEKLFPVLDDLLDEWQANYKPEFQGIKLVGYQYSPKSHTVKDYLSGNLIPYRWLDIESSDSDKASELLKESGIDAKDLPAIFFEDGTHLTEPTPLQIANKLGRNPSASETIYDVAIIGAGPAGLAAAVYGGSEGLKTLLIEKRAPGGQAGTSSRIENYLGFPNGLSGSDLARRAITQATRFGIEFLSPQEVVDIKINDQYKTLTLSDQNTVNAKAVVVTTGVNYRKLECKGVSDFTGAGIYYGAAMTEAHAFKDKQVYVVGGGNSAGQAAMYLSTFAKNVYILIRKDSLTSSMSSYLIDQIDKTENIELKPFTEVQEACGEGKLQKLVLSDSNSGDLEEVEADGLFIFIGARPYTDWIKSDIIKNEKGFLETGKELNRYDEFSKVWQLDRQPFLLETCNPGIFAAGDVRAGAMNRVASAVGEGAMSIKYVHEYLADSNL; via the coding sequence ATGAAAAAACCGATAATATTTGCCATTGATGACGATCCTCAGGTATTAAGGGCAGTCCAGCGAGATTTAAGAAGTAATTACCGTAGTGACTTCAGGATTCTTAGTACGAATTCTCCTAAAGAAGCCCTCGAAACTTTACCCGAGCTTAAGAAACAGGGTGAAACCGTTGCATTGTTCCTGTCGGATCAGCGTATGCCTGAAATGATTGGAGTGGACTTTTTGGAACAGGCCAAGAAGACCTTCCCAAATGCTAAAAGAGTCCTCCTTACAGCTTATTCTGATACCAATGCTGCTATTAAAGCCATCAACGATGTACAATTAGATTATTACTTATTGAAACCATGGGATCCTCCTGAGGAAAAATTATTCCCGGTCTTGGATGATCTTTTGGATGAGTGGCAAGCTAATTACAAACCAGAGTTTCAAGGTATTAAACTTGTTGGTTACCAGTATTCGCCAAAATCTCATACCGTTAAGGATTATCTCTCTGGCAACCTAATTCCATACCGCTGGCTTGATATAGAATCAAGTGATAGCGATAAAGCTAGTGAGCTATTGAAAGAATCAGGAATAGATGCAAAAGATTTACCTGCCATTTTCTTCGAAGATGGTACACATCTAACCGAGCCTACCCCTTTACAAATTGCCAATAAGCTGGGCAGAAATCCTTCCGCTTCTGAAACCATATATGATGTGGCTATTATTGGAGCCGGACCTGCTGGATTAGCAGCTGCTGTATATGGAGGATCGGAAGGGCTTAAAACGTTACTTATTGAAAAAAGAGCTCCCGGTGGCCAGGCTGGTACAAGTTCCCGAATCGAAAACTATCTGGGTTTTCCAAACGGATTAAGTGGTTCTGATTTGGCTAGACGTGCCATAACCCAGGCAACCCGCTTTGGCATTGAATTTCTTTCTCCCCAAGAGGTTGTAGATATCAAGATTAATGATCAGTACAAAACTTTGACCCTTTCGGATCAAAACACGGTTAATGCTAAAGCAGTTGTGGTAACTACTGGTGTGAATTATCGGAAATTGGAATGTAAAGGTGTTTCTGATTTTACCGGAGCTGGTATTTATTATGGCGCAGCTATGACTGAAGCCCATGCCTTTAAAGACAAGCAGGTATATGTTGTTGGAGGAGGTAACTCAGCCGGCCAGGCTGCCATGTACCTTTCTACATTCGCAAAAAATGTATATATCCTCATTCGTAAGGACTCTCTTACTAGTAGCATGTCTTCATACTTAATTGACCAGATTGACAAAACTGAAAACATTGAGTTAAAACCCTTTACCGAAGTTCAGGAGGCTTGTGGAGAAGGCAAACTTCAAAAACTAGTGTTGTCAGATTCTAATTCCGGTGATCTTGAAGAAGTGGAAGCCGATGGGTTGTTTATATTTATTGGTGCTCGCCCTTATACCGATTGGATTAAATCAGACATCATTAAAAATGAAAAAGGGTTTTTGGAAACCGGGAAAGAATTAAACAGATATGATGAGTTTTCTAAGGTATGGCAACTTGATCGACAGCCGTTTCTCCTGGAAACCTGTAATCCAGGAATTTTTGCGGCTGGAGACGTTCGGGCTGGAGCTATGAACCGGGTTGCATCTGCAGTGGGTGAGGGTGCTATGAGTATTAAATATGTGCATGAATACTTAGCCGACTCAAACCTTTAA
- a CDS encoding DNA-binding response regulator — protein sequence MILNNVTQILNTYPMPEKTIIDIWLIEDNEVYRESISDLVNELDQVQCSRRFTTVEEAIYELDASEPPNLIFCDIGLPGMSGIEGVQKFGELIPEVPVVMITNFDGDQQIFDAICAGAIGYLLKTASNKEIQDAVFEAVNGGSPINPKIAHKILKMFNKYTPKKQDYNLSKREKEILGLVVNGKTYEAIGEVLFISYHTVDYHIRNIYKKLQVHSRTDAVAKALKEQLI from the coding sequence ATGATTTTGAATAATGTCACACAGATTTTAAATACCTATCCAATGCCAGAAAAAACGATTATTGATATTTGGCTAATAGAGGACAATGAAGTCTATCGTGAATCTATTTCTGATCTCGTAAATGAATTGGATCAGGTTCAATGTTCAAGAAGGTTTACGACGGTAGAAGAAGCTATTTACGAACTAGATGCTTCTGAACCACCAAATCTAATCTTTTGCGATATCGGTTTGCCTGGAATGAGCGGTATCGAAGGAGTTCAGAAGTTTGGAGAACTTATTCCGGAAGTACCTGTTGTTATGATCACAAACTTTGATGGAGATCAACAAATTTTTGATGCTATTTGCGCCGGCGCGATTGGATATTTATTGAAAACAGCTTCTAATAAAGAGATTCAGGATGCCGTATTTGAAGCCGTGAATGGTGGCTCTCCCATCAATCCGAAGATTGCTCATAAAATCCTGAAGATGTTCAATAAATATACTCCAAAGAAGCAGGACTACAATCTGAGCAAAAGAGAGAAGGAGATACTAGGCTTAGTTGTTAACGGGAAAACCTATGAAGCCATTGGTGAAGTGCTATTCATCAGCTACCATACAGTGGATTATCACATCCGGAATATTTACAAGAAACTTCAGGTTCACTCGAGAACGGATGCCGTTGCAAAAGCACTGAAAGAACAGCTTATCTAG
- a CDS encoding GHKL domain-containing protein — MEDYIVSSLQQNPAFENVPEDQLRWFASVSELCVYQPDEVIVKPGDEIDGLFIIFEGTLRAQIKRGNQFSPLAHFEKGDISGKLPFSRMQSSAAFMTVLEECTLLRTHESTFKEITKRYELVSVFVHSLSDRIRSFTTQQQQNEKLVALGKLSAGLAHELNNPASAMVRSATELKKGLKSSPDKFKAVMHIKMSDEQVDAVNDLVFRKAEKGSSNEQSLMERTALEDDLTDWMEDRGVDDGFEYAETFAEYCFNTDDLEFVLEHVTEEYLPPVLGWIANVLTTEKMVEEIEDAATRISDLISSVKTYSHMDRGSDKEAVDLKKMFKSTITMLNHKAKQKNIVYDINVPEDLPEFCGYVSELNQVWTNLLDNAIDALDNGGKIGISAFTKNGDLILHFNDNGSGIPEDVQNKIFDPFFTTKDVGKGTGLGLDVVHKIIDKHSGSIKVTSKPGDTTFELCFPLS, encoded by the coding sequence ATGGAAGATTATATTGTCTCATCACTGCAACAAAACCCTGCCTTTGAAAATGTACCCGAAGACCAACTAAGATGGTTTGCTTCTGTCTCTGAGCTTTGTGTGTACCAGCCTGATGAAGTAATTGTAAAACCTGGAGATGAAATTGATGGCTTATTCATCATTTTTGAAGGTACGCTCCGGGCTCAAATCAAAAGAGGGAATCAATTCAGTCCCCTAGCTCACTTTGAAAAAGGTGACATTTCTGGAAAACTACCTTTTTCAAGAATGCAATCTTCTGCTGCATTTATGACTGTTTTGGAAGAATGCACATTACTACGAACCCATGAAAGTACTTTTAAGGAAATCACAAAACGCTATGAACTGGTATCAGTATTTGTGCATTCACTTTCTGATCGAATACGAAGCTTCACAACACAGCAGCAGCAAAATGAAAAGCTGGTGGCGCTAGGAAAACTTTCGGCAGGACTTGCTCATGAGTTGAATAATCCGGCTTCTGCTATGGTACGAAGTGCCACCGAACTCAAAAAAGGCCTGAAGTCCAGTCCGGATAAGTTCAAGGCGGTAATGCACATCAAAATGAGTGATGAGCAGGTTGATGCGGTAAATGATCTTGTCTTTCGAAAAGCGGAAAAAGGTTCCTCAAATGAGCAAAGCTTAATGGAGCGAACTGCTCTTGAAGATGATTTAACTGACTGGATGGAAGATCGTGGTGTTGACGATGGATTCGAATATGCAGAAACCTTTGCTGAATATTGCTTCAATACTGATGATCTCGAATTTGTACTGGAGCATGTAACAGAAGAATACCTCCCCCCTGTTCTTGGATGGATTGCCAATGTATTGACTACTGAAAAAATGGTGGAGGAAATTGAAGACGCAGCTACCCGAATATCTGATCTAATCTCCTCGGTAAAAACATATTCTCATATGGATCGGGGCTCTGATAAAGAAGCTGTCGATCTTAAGAAAATGTTTAAAAGCACCATCACGATGCTTAATCATAAAGCTAAACAGAAGAATATCGTTTACGATATCAATGTGCCTGAAGACTTGCCCGAATTTTGTGGCTATGTAAGCGAGCTAAACCAAGTATGGACCAATTTATTGGATAACGCAATTGATGCACTGGATAATGGTGGTAAAATCGGTATCTCTGCATTTACTAAAAACGGGGATCTCATCTTACACTTCAACGATAATGGATCGGGAATCCCGGAAGATGTGCAAAACAAAATCTTCGATCCTTTCTTTACCACTAAAGATGTTGGCAAAGGAACCGGACTAGGACTAGATGTAGTTCATAAAATTATTGATAAACATAGCGGAAGTATAAAAGTGACTTCTAAACCAGGCGATACCACCTTCGAACTCTGTTTCCCACTTTCATGA
- a CDS encoding TlpA family protein disulfide reductase, with product MAAFYEEYSGQEFEILGVSLDRSKTNWEKAIEKDGITWLQVSDLMGVDSPVATQYGVYSTPTTFLIDSSGVILGKDIEAENLEALLR from the coding sequence TTGGCAGCATTTTATGAGGAATACAGCGGGCAAGAGTTTGAGATTCTTGGAGTTTCTTTGGATCGAAGCAAAACAAACTGGGAGAAAGCAATTGAAAAAGATGGTATAACCTGGCTTCAGGTTTCCGACCTTATGGGTGTCGATTCTCCTGTAGCTACTCAATATGGAGTTTATAGTACTCCAACTACATTTTTAATCGATAGCTCAGGGGTTATACTTGGTAAAGATATAGAAGCAGAAAATCTAGAAGCGTTATTGAGATAA